From Gossypium raimondii isolate GPD5lz chromosome 11, ASM2569854v1, whole genome shotgun sequence:
GAGCTTGAGCTATTGATCAAGTCGAATTCGAGCATCATAATGCTTTATTCAAAGAGCTTAAGTATGTTCGAGCTTAAGTAAGGAAATTAATAAACAATCTTAATTGAGCTTGAACTCAAGTCGTTTGATTAAGTCTTGAGCCAAGCTTGAGCTTAGAAATTGATGTTTGATCGAGCCCAAACTGAATATCGAGCCTTCAATTTTGAGTTGAGTTCGAGCTCAAGCTTCCTAGCAGTCAGGATCAACTCGGCTCATTACATCcctaccaaagaatatacaaatgCATAAATCTTTGTGTAATTGGTACCCTTTTTAGCCTTTTGCAATTACACAATATAGGCATTGATGATTATGAAGTTCTTTCGGTGTATAAAATTGTTTACTGTTTTAGGCGTTTACAGTTTGTAATGTAGACTTTATTTTGACAGCGACAATTGGAGTTTTTATAGCTGTCCGATTAGTTACCTTTCCTTTTGGAATTGGAACTCTTTTGGCATTAAGCCCAATGCTAGATTATATATGTTGCTAGCGCAACAAATCACGGGTATGATTCAGTAATGCAAGTCTTTTTTTGCAGTGCCTCGGAACTTCCGATTGCTGGAGGAGCTTGAGCGTGGAGAAAAAGGTATCGGAGATGGTACTGTCAGCTATGGAATGGATGACGGAGATGATATTTACATGCGCTCATGGACCGGCACCATTATTGGTCCTCTCAATGTAGTTTTCTTCCTCCAACAAatcatatattttgaaaaatcacacacacacacacacatatacatatatgtatataggttAAGCCAAGGAGCTAAAATATCCTATCACTACTTGCCTCCAGGATAGCCCTACTTGCCTTCCTTTTGAACGGAGGAATGGGGTTTTCTGGGGGAATTTTGAAAACTATCGGTGTATATATGCATTTCTGTTTCTTCCTTCatgttgatttttgttttttcggTTTTCAGACTGTACATGAAGGTCGAATCTATCAGCTGAAGCTGTTCTGTGATAAAGATTATCCGGAGAAGCCACCGAGCGTCCGTTTTCATTCAAGGATCAACATGACTTGTGTTAACCATGAAACGGGGCTGGTATACAATTGATGTTACATTCGTTTGCAGTGCACTAatcagtttatttttatttcatgtctGTTTGTTAGTCGTTAATGCTTTTAATCAATTGTTTGTTTTTACTATTTGATGGCAACAGGTAGAATCAAAGAAGTTCGGAATTCTCGCAAATTGGCGGAGGGAGTATACTATGGAAGATATACTGACCCAGCTGAAAAAGGAGATGGCAGCCTCTCATAATCGAAAGCTGGTCCAACCTCCTGAGGGTACCTACTTCTAGCTCTCGAATTCGTATCGATATTCTGGATCTAATTTCATTTGTGGTTATGCAATATATAGTTTGTAATGCTTGTTGATCCTTTATAAGAACAAACTGTGGAATTGGTCAAAAAACTTCTCGATTACTTCTCCTTGGCTTCATGTTGTTGTTCTCAAACCGGATGCTGTTTTTCTAACAGAATTTTATCCATGTTTCAAACCATTTCAAATACCCTTTTGGTTATTATTTCAGTT
This genomic window contains:
- the LOC105761725 gene encoding ubiquitin-conjugating enzyme E2 variant 1C encodes the protein MTLSSGGSSVVVPRNFRLLEELERGEKGIGDGTVSYGMDDGDDIYMRSWTGTIIGPLNTVHEGRIYQLKLFCDKDYPEKPPSVRFHSRINMTCVNHETGLVESKKFGILANWRREYTMEDILTQLKKEMAASHNRKLVQPPEGTYF